The following are encoded in a window of Rubellicoccus peritrichatus genomic DNA:
- a CDS encoding BMC domain-containing protein: protein MASQAIGLLETKGLIALVQGTDAMLKAANVELVGPMKSVGSMLVSATITGDVAAVKAAIDAGAESAASFGEVVSAHVIARPHDDVSKVLPKATAAKK, encoded by the coding sequence ATGGCATCACAAGCAATCGGACTCCTCGAGACCAAAGGTCTCATCGCCCTCGTCCAAGGCACAGACGCAATGCTCAAAGCAGCTAACGTAGAGCTCGTTGGCCCAATGAAGAGCGTTGGCAGCATGCTCGTAAGCGCAACCATTACCGGCGATGTCGCCGCAGTAAAGGCAGCGATCGACGCAGGTGCAGAATCAGCAGCTTCCTTCGGTGAAGTCGTCAGCGCGCATGTAATCGCACGCCCACACGACGATGTCTCGAAGGTCCTTCCTAAAGCAACCGCAGCAAAGAAATAA
- a CDS encoding EutN/CcmL family microcompartment protein, producing the protein MFLAKVIGQVVSTKKDEAMKGYRLLVLRPQLVDATDPGKFRDGANTVIAIDTMGAGTNEMVLFCQGSSARQASGLKTVPVDCAVTGIVDSVDVLGSQVYKTS; encoded by the coding sequence ATGTTCCTAGCAAAAGTCATCGGACAGGTCGTCTCGACCAAAAAGGATGAAGCCATGAAAGGCTATCGCCTTCTGGTTTTGCGACCTCAACTAGTGGATGCGACAGACCCTGGCAAATTCCGTGACGGAGCAAACACAGTTATTGCTATCGACACAATGGGAGCTGGAACAAACGAAATGGTGCTCTTTTGTCAGGGGAGTTCAGCCAGACAAGCATCGGGATTAAAAACGGTCCCGGTCGACTGTGCCGTCACTGGCATCGTCGATAGCGTCGATGTCCTGGGATCCCAAGTTTATAAAACGAGCTGA
- a CDS encoding aldehyde dehydrogenase family protein, which translates to MSLNIDEAILKNVVEDVLRKLGDKVSPETTSAPKPAAAIPARKSSPDYGVFDCANEAAAASVEGQKALRKLGFEGRKKVIDIVKTTCADKAEEWGRLELNETKIGRLDHKIAKLVGIPNLPGVEWLTPRGMSGDHGITLEENTPFGVVAAITPVTHSIPTAACNIISMVAAGNGVVFNAHPGGAACAAEAVRTFNKLIESELGIHNLITIVEHPTIDSFNALCASEHVNLLCVTGGPGVVNAAMKSGKRAICAGPGNPPVVVDTTADLDKAARDIIFGGAFDNNLLCIGEKQVFVLDAVYDQFLQAFKRAGAAQLNSTQLDTLTKQVFTFKEDGGGCSHPVLERELVGADATTLADRAGTKVPAGTEMLFAETDASHLFVQEEQMMPMIPVVRVSNMDEAIEQAAISEHGYKHSSMIHSLNVVNMGAMARALDSTLFVKNGACVAGLGVGGEGYSSFSIATTTGEGITTPDTFTRRRRCVLVDNLQMY; encoded by the coding sequence ATGAGTTTGAATATCGACGAAGCGATTCTAAAGAATGTGGTAGAAGATGTGCTCCGCAAACTAGGTGACAAAGTAAGCCCCGAAACGACATCTGCGCCCAAGCCTGCAGCAGCGATTCCGGCCAGAAAATCTTCACCAGACTATGGTGTTTTTGATTGCGCCAATGAAGCCGCGGCGGCTTCCGTTGAAGGACAGAAAGCCTTGCGCAAACTTGGCTTTGAAGGACGCAAAAAGGTCATTGATATTGTTAAAACGACATGCGCCGACAAGGCAGAGGAATGGGGCCGCCTTGAGCTGAACGAAACAAAGATTGGGCGTCTGGACCATAAGATTGCCAAGCTGGTCGGCATTCCAAACCTGCCAGGCGTAGAATGGTTGACTCCGCGAGGCATGAGCGGTGATCACGGAATCACACTGGAAGAAAACACACCTTTCGGTGTTGTCGCTGCGATCACTCCAGTAACACATTCCATCCCAACTGCAGCCTGTAATATCATCAGCATGGTTGCAGCGGGTAATGGCGTTGTCTTCAACGCACACCCAGGTGGTGCCGCATGTGCAGCTGAAGCCGTACGCACCTTCAATAAGCTGATAGAATCTGAGTTGGGCATTCACAATCTGATCACGATTGTGGAACATCCAACAATTGATTCCTTCAATGCTCTCTGCGCGAGCGAACATGTTAATCTGCTCTGCGTCACCGGAGGACCGGGAGTAGTTAATGCCGCCATGAAAAGTGGCAAGCGTGCCATTTGTGCCGGGCCGGGAAATCCACCCGTGGTAGTGGATACAACTGCAGACCTCGATAAGGCCGCTCGTGATATTATTTTCGGAGGTGCCTTTGACAACAACCTGCTTTGCATTGGTGAGAAGCAAGTATTTGTTCTTGATGCAGTCTATGACCAGTTTCTGCAGGCTTTCAAACGTGCAGGAGCCGCACAACTGAATTCCACACAACTGGATACTTTGACCAAGCAAGTTTTCACCTTCAAAGAAGATGGTGGCGGATGCTCACACCCAGTGCTGGAGCGTGAACTCGTCGGAGCTGATGCGACAACATTGGCGGATCGAGCCGGAACAAAAGTCCCTGCAGGCACTGAAATGCTTTTTGCTGAAACAGATGCCAGCCACCTTTTCGTCCAGGAAGAGCAAATGATGCCAATGATCCCAGTCGTTCGTGTCAGCAATATGGACGAGGCAATTGAACAGGCAGCGATTTCAGAGCACGGCTACAAGCACTCCTCAATGATCCACTCGCTCAATGTTGTGAATATGGGAGCAATGGCCCGGGCACTTGATTCAACGCTCTTCGTTAAGAATGGTGCCTGCGTGGCGGGACTTGGAGTCGGCGGCGAAGGTTATTCCAGCTTTTCCATCGCAACGACAACAGGCGAAGGCATCACCACGCCCGACACCTTCACCCGACGTCGCCGCTGCGTCCTCGTCGATAACCTTCAGATGTATTAA
- a CDS encoding EutN/CcmL family microcompartment protein, with amino-acid sequence MISARIDGNAVATIAHPSLKGLRLLICQPVDESGNDSGEPVIAFDEMGAGLHSKVFYTTDGSAAREHAGDAHSPLRNMIAGIIDEEESK; translated from the coding sequence ATGATCTCCGCCCGCATAGATGGTAACGCAGTCGCGACGATAGCTCATCCGAGCTTGAAAGGCTTGCGCCTGCTTATCTGTCAGCCAGTTGATGAATCAGGTAATGACTCGGGAGAACCCGTAATTGCCTTTGACGAAATGGGAGCCGGACTGCACTCGAAAGTCTTTTACACGACCGATGGCAGTGCCGCACGCGAACACGCAGGCGACGCCCATAGCCCACTGCGCAACATGATTGCCGGCATTATTGATGAGGAGGAATCCAAATGA
- a CDS encoding EutN/CcmL family microcompartment protein has protein sequence MRFGRVIGRTVFSRQDPAYNGGRFLVVSPMTRKQLLAGLEDDSQMVSEIPSVVVYDNLGAGTGDVIGFVEGAEATAPFESPIPIDAFSAAIFDQITYQPPVTS, from the coding sequence ATGAGGTTTGGGCGCGTTATAGGTAGAACCGTTTTCAGTCGCCAGGATCCTGCCTACAATGGAGGTCGCTTTCTTGTCGTCAGCCCAATGACACGAAAACAACTGCTTGCCGGACTCGAAGATGATTCCCAAATGGTTTCCGAAATCCCAAGTGTTGTCGTCTACGACAATCTTGGTGCGGGAACCGGAGATGTCATCGGGTTTGTTGAAGGTGCAGAAGCAACAGCACCTTTTGAAAGCCCTATCCCGATTGATGCTTTCAGCGCAGCTATTTTTGACCAGATCACCTACCAACCACCAGTTACGAGTTAA
- a CDS encoding class II aldolase/adducin family protein — MKKVYTAKDIQALVASGQPLSSIPDSAVLTPSAKDAIRDLKSKPAQAKSSNSSRVEPIVPDYEFKWKKGADPKTPEAIEAFFNSPELRVLKERICDMGRRIWEKNYCDGNGGNITIRVGDNLVLCTPTLISKGFIAVDDICMVDLDGNQVAGSRKRTSEVNTHLAIMKATPDAKSCVHAHPIHATAFAIAGVKPPTCLIPEPEVFLGEIALAHYETPGTPENAKAVGALAPDHQSIIMQNHGVICWGKDVEDAYWKMENTEAYCNTVYIASQLGHGLNTYGGNKLQELIAIRRSLGMPDKREGLKECELCDNSEFSPGVVCVSSSGCDCEDNNNSSPSVDTSDAEAIVQKVTDLIMRQLSA; from the coding sequence ATGAAAAAAGTTTACACAGCAAAAGACATACAAGCACTTGTAGCAAGTGGTCAACCTCTCAGCTCTATTCCTGATAGCGCTGTCCTGACTCCTTCGGCAAAGGATGCAATCCGGGATCTGAAAAGCAAACCTGCTCAGGCAAAATCGTCAAACAGCTCAAGAGTGGAACCAATCGTTCCGGACTATGAGTTCAAGTGGAAGAAAGGTGCCGACCCCAAAACACCTGAAGCCATTGAGGCCTTTTTTAATTCTCCAGAACTACGTGTATTGAAAGAACGCATATGCGATATGGGACGGCGCATCTGGGAAAAGAATTACTGTGACGGCAACGGTGGAAACATCACGATTCGTGTCGGCGATAATCTCGTCCTTTGCACCCCCACTCTGATTTCCAAAGGCTTCATCGCAGTGGATGATATCTGCATGGTGGATCTTGATGGCAATCAGGTCGCCGGCAGTCGCAAGCGTACCAGTGAAGTCAACACACACTTGGCTATTATGAAGGCAACACCAGATGCGAAGTCATGCGTGCATGCTCACCCCATTCACGCAACAGCCTTTGCCATTGCTGGAGTAAAACCACCAACCTGCTTAATTCCAGAACCAGAAGTCTTCCTCGGTGAAATTGCCCTGGCACATTACGAAACACCTGGCACACCGGAAAACGCCAAGGCAGTGGGAGCACTGGCCCCAGACCATCAGAGCATCATCATGCAAAACCACGGCGTCATCTGCTGGGGTAAGGACGTTGAAGATGCATACTGGAAGATGGAAAACACTGAAGCTTATTGTAATACAGTCTATATCGCATCCCAGCTAGGGCACGGTCTCAATACTTACGGAGGCAACAAACTGCAGGAACTGATTGCGATCCGCCGGAGCCTTGGAATGCCGGACAAACGCGAAGGTCTCAAGGAGTGCGAACTTTGCGACAATTCTGAATTCAGTCCAGGCGTCGTCTGCGTCAGCTCTTCAGGCTGCGACTGCGAAGACAATAATAATAGCTCTCCTAGTGTGGACACGAGCGATGCCGAAGCCATCGTTCAAAAGGTTACTGACCTTATCATGCGACAGTTGAGCGCTTAG
- a CDS encoding carbon-nitrogen family hydrolase — translation MKISLAQMAVKTLEVEANLEKGARLIEEAAKEGSDLVVMPELWTTGFNMPGNVKIAQEHEQAHLQIAQLAKKHNIWITGSVLALNTEEKPSNAALLFSPDGEIVSSYRKMHLFSLVNEGDYLSPGNEIIQFDAPWGKTGFTICYDLRFPELFRNLAVNGSELIICPAGFPNPRKEHWRTLLRARAIENQCFIAATNRAGSEHLGKGQTMEFFGASSIIDPWGKTLAEADDSECLISRELDLTEASKIRNQMKVFEDRRPELY, via the coding sequence GTGAAGATATCACTTGCACAAATGGCGGTAAAAACGCTTGAGGTTGAGGCAAATCTTGAGAAAGGGGCTCGGCTCATTGAAGAGGCAGCTAAAGAAGGTTCCGATCTGGTTGTCATGCCTGAGCTCTGGACCACTGGGTTCAACATGCCTGGCAATGTAAAAATTGCCCAAGAACATGAGCAAGCACACCTCCAGATTGCTCAATTGGCAAAAAAACACAACATATGGATCACTGGTTCTGTCCTCGCACTCAACACTGAGGAAAAACCATCCAATGCCGCCCTGCTCTTCTCACCAGATGGAGAAATCGTTTCATCGTATCGCAAAATGCATCTTTTCAGTCTCGTTAACGAAGGCGATTACCTTTCACCTGGTAACGAGATCATACAGTTTGATGCCCCTTGGGGAAAAACCGGCTTCACCATCTGCTATGATTTGCGCTTTCCAGAACTCTTTCGCAATCTAGCCGTCAACGGCTCAGAACTTATCATATGTCCGGCTGGTTTTCCCAATCCACGTAAAGAACATTGGCGCACACTCCTCCGAGCTCGCGCCATTGAAAATCAATGCTTCATCGCAGCAACCAACAGGGCCGGGAGCGAACATCTCGGAAAAGGCCAAACCATGGAGTTTTTTGGAGCATCATCCATTATTGACCCTTGGGGCAAAACGCTTGCCGAAGCCGACGACTCCGAATGCCTAATCTCGAGAGAATTGGATTTAACCGAGGCCAGCAAGATTCGAAACCAAATGAAAGTCTTCGAAGACAGACGGCCTGAACTCTACTAA
- a CDS encoding peroxiredoxin, which yields MEIKTVLSIVAGLGSALICSANTSPLEVGAPAPVVKTVDEEGKEITIVDPSAKGFVLVYFYPKADTPGCTAQACSLRDAYTNITDEGITVYGVSTDTPDDQKAFKEKYDLPFTLIADSDGKVVEAFGVPLRGSFAKRQAFLIKDGKIVWRDLSASTAKQADDVLTIVKEKSGA from the coding sequence ATGGAAATTAAAACGGTTCTATCTATAGTCGCAGGACTTGGTTCGGCTCTTATCTGTAGTGCAAATACAAGCCCATTGGAGGTTGGGGCACCTGCTCCTGTTGTTAAGACTGTCGATGAGGAAGGTAAGGAGATTACTATTGTTGATCCATCAGCAAAAGGATTTGTTCTCGTGTATTTCTATCCTAAGGCAGATACGCCTGGTTGCACTGCACAAGCTTGTAGCTTACGGGACGCTTACACCAATATAACTGACGAGGGAATCACCGTTTATGGAGTAAGTACTGATACTCCTGATGATCAGAAAGCTTTTAAGGAGAAATATGACCTCCCGTTCACGCTCATTGCGGATTCAGATGGAAAGGTCGTTGAGGCTTTTGGCGTTCCTTTGAGGGGGAGTTTTGCCAAGCGGCAGGCTTTCCTCATCAAAGATGGAAAAATCGTCTGGCGCGATCTGTCGGCATCCACGGCCAAACAAGCCGATGATGTCCTGACGATTGTCAAAGAAAAATCAGGTGCTTGA
- a CDS encoding excinuclease ABC subunit UvrC — protein sequence MSESRKASIKEKVRRISSRPGVYLMKDRFGTVLYVGKAKSLKKRVSTYFQPSRKTQIAQPKIIAMIDLVHDIETIEVKSETEALLLEGKLIKEYRPRYNTDFVDNKQFLLVRVDVSSELPRFRLTRNRREDGARYFGPFAHSGLLRRTLAEMRLQFGILLGDAKPEKLSDGRWRLYDDARAEIYRQTEVVTQEEYHTRVEQACAFLDGKSREWLADLKEEMAKSAADQRFERAAELRDIIAALTRTIEPSRRFTRVPKVVSVKANEAVEALKLALEMSEAPLVMECFDISHISGEHVVASMVRFVGGRPDKQGYRRFRIRSFIGNDDFRAMEEVVGRRYRRLHEEGRPFPDLIVIDGGLGQVRAAQKAFLVLDLIPPTLIGLAKREETVVFPDEREPVQMQRHDPGLQLLQRIRDEAHRFANSFNADLRSKKIRESVLDDFDGLGPVKRRALMEKFRSVEKLKHASLDELKQVEGIGPKTAESLKAFLDRL from the coding sequence GTGTCGGAATCCCGCAAAGCATCAATCAAGGAGAAGGTTCGTCGAATCTCGTCGCGTCCAGGCGTTTATTTGATGAAAGACCGCTTTGGGACTGTGCTTTATGTTGGCAAGGCCAAGAGTTTGAAAAAGCGCGTTTCTACTTACTTCCAGCCTTCCCGGAAGACCCAGATTGCTCAACCTAAAATCATCGCCATGATCGATCTTGTTCATGATATCGAGACGATTGAGGTAAAGTCTGAGACTGAGGCATTACTCCTCGAAGGAAAACTGATCAAGGAGTATCGCCCGCGTTACAATACGGATTTCGTTGATAATAAGCAGTTTCTGCTCGTCAGAGTGGATGTTTCCAGTGAATTGCCTCGGTTCCGACTAACGAGAAATCGACGTGAGGATGGGGCGCGGTATTTTGGACCGTTTGCGCATTCGGGTTTGCTACGCCGGACTTTGGCCGAAATGCGGCTTCAGTTTGGTATCCTGTTAGGGGACGCCAAACCCGAAAAGCTTTCAGATGGGCGCTGGCGTCTTTATGATGATGCGCGGGCAGAAATTTACCGTCAGACAGAAGTTGTCACTCAAGAGGAATATCATACGCGGGTTGAGCAGGCTTGTGCTTTTCTTGACGGCAAAAGCCGTGAATGGCTGGCCGACCTCAAGGAGGAAATGGCGAAATCGGCAGCTGATCAGAGGTTTGAGCGTGCGGCTGAATTACGGGACATCATTGCCGCTCTGACGCGGACGATTGAGCCAAGTCGCCGTTTTACACGTGTTCCAAAAGTGGTATCGGTCAAAGCCAATGAGGCCGTAGAGGCGTTGAAGCTTGCGCTGGAGATGTCGGAGGCGCCGTTGGTTATGGAGTGTTTCGATATTTCTCACATTTCCGGGGAACATGTTGTTGCCTCAATGGTGAGGTTTGTCGGAGGACGGCCAGATAAACAGGGTTATCGTCGCTTTCGCATTCGCAGTTTTATTGGAAACGATGATTTCCGTGCGATGGAGGAAGTCGTTGGTCGCCGCTATCGCAGGTTGCATGAAGAGGGGCGACCATTTCCCGATTTGATTGTTATTGATGGTGGGCTTGGGCAAGTCCGCGCGGCTCAAAAAGCCTTTCTGGTTCTCGATTTAATTCCACCAACGTTGATCGGCTTGGCCAAGCGAGAGGAAACGGTTGTCTTCCCGGATGAGCGGGAACCCGTTCAGATGCAACGTCACGATCCGGGACTGCAGCTATTGCAGCGTATACGCGACGAAGCACATCGTTTTGCCAACAGTTTCAATGCGGATTTGCGAAGTAAGAAGATTCGCGAATCCGTACTGGATGACTTTGATGGACTTGGGCCGGTAAAACGTCGCGCACTGATGGAGAAATTTCGCTCGGTTGAGAAATTAAAACATGCCAGTCTCGATGAATTGAAGCAGGTAGAGGGGATTGGCCCCAAGACTGCGGAGTCTCTCAAAGCCTTCTTGGACAGACTTTAG
- a CDS encoding competence/damage-inducible protein A — MSSELKVDLITLGDELLLGIRENGHLHFIGQEFGRHGMFLRRNLTCRDTAEEIRESFLSSWNSADIIITTGGLGPTTDDNTREVIAETLGLELVFDESIKNDIQARFDRLGRQMSDNNLKQCYLPKGAEKLPNPFGTAPGIHLKHDGKQLFMLPGPSSELRPMLESEVIPRLCENGFCNINDSYLQLRTIGVGESHLDEMLSPTFARYPELNVAYCAHNGLVDVRLSSVNQAIGEKQINEIAEECREKLGPDFICYGGCSIAKIIFNHLRADEKTLAVAESCTGGLLSNAFTNIPGASKVFAGGVVCYSNDAKMEMLGVPEEILIQHGAVSAETAVAMATGVAERMSTDYALSITGFAGPSGGTPENPVGTIYIGYSCPCGTWCVRMRYPGERVTVKERAVTRALDVMRRKIRKYKVEDALATMNACG, encoded by the coding sequence ATGTCATCGGAACTAAAAGTTGACCTCATAACACTTGGCGACGAGCTACTACTCGGAATCCGCGAAAACGGGCACCTGCACTTCATCGGCCAGGAATTTGGCCGCCATGGCATGTTTTTGCGGCGCAATCTAACCTGTCGGGACACCGCAGAAGAGATCCGGGAATCTTTTTTATCCAGCTGGAACTCTGCAGATATCATCATCACGACTGGAGGTCTTGGCCCCACCACTGATGACAATACACGCGAGGTAATCGCCGAAACTCTTGGGCTTGAACTCGTTTTTGATGAGAGCATTAAGAACGATATCCAGGCACGATTCGATAGGCTTGGTCGTCAAATGAGCGACAACAACCTCAAGCAATGCTATCTCCCCAAAGGCGCAGAGAAGCTACCCAATCCCTTCGGCACTGCTCCGGGCATCCATCTCAAACACGATGGCAAGCAACTCTTTATGCTGCCTGGCCCGAGCTCAGAACTAAGGCCTATGCTGGAGAGCGAAGTCATTCCGCGGCTCTGTGAAAATGGTTTTTGCAACATCAATGACAGTTACCTGCAATTGCGGACCATTGGCGTTGGCGAAAGTCATCTGGATGAAATGCTTTCGCCAACTTTTGCCCGTTACCCTGAGTTGAATGTCGCCTATTGCGCCCATAACGGACTCGTTGACGTCCGACTCAGCTCGGTCAACCAAGCCATCGGCGAAAAACAAATTAACGAAATAGCGGAAGAATGCCGTGAAAAGCTGGGGCCGGATTTCATATGCTACGGCGGTTGCAGTATTGCAAAGATCATCTTCAACCACCTCCGTGCCGATGAAAAGACGCTGGCTGTAGCCGAGTCCTGTACCGGCGGCCTTCTCTCTAACGCCTTTACCAATATCCCCGGTGCATCCAAGGTCTTCGCCGGAGGCGTTGTCTGCTACAGCAACGACGCCAAGATGGAAATGCTGGGAGTTCCAGAAGAAATCCTCATCCAGCATGGAGCTGTCAGTGCCGAAACAGCGGTTGCGATGGCAACCGGCGTGGCCGAACGCATGTCCACCGATTATGCCCTGTCGATAACGGGTTTTGCAGGCCCAAGCGGAGGAACACCGGAAAACCCAGTCGGCACGATTTATATCGGTTATTCCTGCCCCTGCGGCACATGGTGCGTCCGAATGCGTTACCCGGGAGAACGAGTCACGGTCAAAGAACGCGCCGTGACCCGCGCACTGGATGTCATGCGCCGGAAGATCCGTAAGTATAAGGTGGAAGATGCCTTGGCGACAATGAACGCCTGCGGCTAA
- the tatC gene encoding twin-arginine translocase subunit TatC: MAEDEEIEHLDEEHDEGIMGFWDHLEDLRMAILRGLAGIVLGIILVVIFFVKVFGFLRMPLDWALEAEPGTLSALTTTKVMGVFGVLVQVCMIGGIAIGLPFVLYNLGRFVAPGLTPRERAVLVPACISTLFLFLLGGLFAFFIVLPAALKFTIFFNNMLGLETIWTAQSYYGFVSWTIIGVGLAFEFPLVIIILQYIGLVSAEQLRSGRRYAVIIIVVAAAFITPGGDPLSLFFLAIPMLLFYEIAIVIGERVTRQKEKWEAEDEENF; encoded by the coding sequence ATGGCAGAAGACGAAGAGATTGAACACCTTGATGAAGAGCATGATGAGGGCATCATGGGCTTCTGGGACCATCTTGAGGATTTGCGCATGGCGATCCTGCGCGGTCTGGCCGGCATCGTTCTCGGGATCATTCTCGTAGTCATTTTCTTTGTTAAGGTCTTTGGCTTCCTTAGAATGCCTCTCGACTGGGCGCTTGAAGCTGAACCCGGCACGCTCAGTGCATTGACCACAACCAAGGTCATGGGCGTATTTGGCGTTCTGGTTCAAGTCTGCATGATTGGCGGCATCGCGATCGGACTCCCCTTTGTCCTTTATAATCTGGGACGATTCGTTGCACCTGGCCTGACTCCGAGAGAGCGCGCAGTGTTAGTGCCCGCCTGCATCAGCACACTGTTCCTCTTCCTGCTGGGTGGCCTCTTCGCCTTTTTCATCGTCTTGCCCGCAGCCCTGAAGTTCACGATTTTTTTCAATAACATGCTTGGGCTGGAAACGATATGGACGGCTCAAAGTTACTATGGCTTCGTCTCGTGGACGATCATCGGCGTCGGCCTGGCTTTCGAGTTTCCCCTTGTCATTATTATCCTGCAATACATTGGCCTGGTCAGCGCCGAACAGCTACGCAGTGGCCGGCGCTATGCCGTGATCATCATTGTGGTTGCGGCTGCTTTCATCACCCCGGGTGGTGATCCACTAAGTCTGTTTTTCCTGGCAATCCCGATGCTCCTTTTCTACGAGATAGCAATTGTTATCGGAGAACGCGTAACGCGACAAAAGGAAAAGTGGGAAGCAGAAGATGAGGAAAACTTTTAA
- a CDS encoding GAF domain-containing SpoIIE family protein phosphatase, translating into MAGFIVVALLSAFAVGVWFLYLSSRREIIRLDEDRQLLRQEKQIVVEFMHNLVEAIGEGGDRQQLFHRVVHAAILSTGALSACVFEKTNDNKVRGVAVEGLFPPQTKLPQKSSEKLSTRAKFIEKILKSQSYDLGEGIIGSVAKSGEAVLIGDASTDPRVIQHDDASLKVRSLIVVPMMFRKDVIGVLAVANPADGTAFSETDFSLVESLAEQAAMAIHNSDLMRVQIEKNKLDFDISMASSIQGMILPKKFPDNPKVEIDAFYRPAQKIGGDLYDVFEIPGGKIGFAVADVSGKGISASLLMAICQTNLRRFAKEYESPSDVLRALNREVGPEMRQDMFVTFSYGVIDVEGETLTLARAGHELPMLLHRDVGSDKVTVDAIGSDGMAVGMVPSEIFDVVIEDKVIPFRSNDAIIFYTDGVTEAVNDDGVEFSDTRLKETIKTLRERSVKDMSAGIVASVERFTGQSVFADDLTLIAVRRL; encoded by the coding sequence ATGGCAGGTTTCATTGTTGTAGCGCTACTCAGTGCCTTTGCAGTTGGGGTGTGGTTCCTCTATCTCTCTTCGAGACGGGAGATCATCCGTCTGGACGAGGACCGGCAACTACTCCGTCAGGAAAAGCAAATCGTTGTTGAATTCATGCACAATCTCGTCGAGGCAATCGGCGAAGGTGGTGACCGGCAACAACTCTTCCATCGTGTTGTCCATGCCGCTATTCTCAGCACTGGAGCACTGAGCGCATGTGTTTTCGAAAAAACCAACGACAATAAAGTCCGTGGGGTTGCGGTCGAAGGCCTCTTTCCCCCACAGACCAAGCTCCCTCAGAAATCATCGGAAAAACTCTCCACCCGGGCCAAGTTCATTGAAAAAATCCTCAAATCACAATCCTACGATCTGGGAGAAGGGATTATTGGATCTGTTGCGAAATCCGGAGAAGCCGTCCTGATCGGAGATGCCTCGACGGACCCACGTGTCATTCAACATGATGACGCCTCCCTGAAAGTCCGGTCGTTAATTGTCGTGCCCATGATGTTTCGTAAAGACGTCATCGGTGTGCTTGCCGTAGCCAACCCTGCCGACGGAACCGCCTTCAGCGAAACGGACTTCTCGCTGGTTGAATCCCTGGCCGAACAAGCAGCCATGGCGATCCACAATTCGGATCTGATGCGGGTGCAGATCGAGAAAAACAAGCTGGATTTCGACATCTCGATGGCCAGTTCGATTCAGGGAATGATTCTACCCAAGAAATTCCCGGATAATCCGAAAGTCGAAATCGATGCCTTTTACCGGCCTGCTCAAAAGATTGGCGGAGACCTTTACGATGTTTTTGAAATCCCTGGAGGAAAGATCGGCTTCGCGGTTGCTGACGTTTCCGGTAAAGGCATCTCCGCATCACTCCTGATGGCCATTTGTCAGACCAATCTTCGCCGCTTCGCCAAAGAATACGAGAGTCCATCCGACGTTCTCAGGGCCTTGAACCGAGAAGTTGGCCCGGAAATGCGACAAGATATGTTCGTCACTTTCTCCTATGGAGTGATCGATGTGGAAGGCGAAACCCTCACCCTCGCCCGCGCGGGACATGAATTGCCCATGCTGCTCCACCGTGACGTGGGATCGGACAAAGTCACCGTCGACGCCATCGGCTCTGATGGAATGGCGGTTGGCATGGTGCCAAGTGAAATTTTTGACGTCGTTATTGAGGACAAGGTGATCCCCTTCCGCTCCAATGACGCGATCATTTTTTATACGGATGGTGTTACCGAAGCGGTTAATGACGACGGAGTGGAGTTTTCCGACACACGCCTGAAAGAAACCATCAAAACCCTGCGGGAAAGAAGCGTCAAAGACATGAGCGCCGGCATCGTCGCCAGCGTCGAACGCTTCACCGGACAAAGTGTCTTTGCCGACGACCTAACGCTCATCGCGGTTCGCAGGCTATAA